The Pseudomonadota bacterium genome segment AGTGTCGGATCGACTGCGGGTGGATTCAAGCTGCTCAGGTTGTTGATCGCGGTGAGTGTGTTGCGCCTGATTCTTCTGCGGACCTGTTTGCCGAAACACGCCGTCATTGAACCACGTCTGGCGGGCCGCAAACTACTCAACGAAGAGATTCACGAAGCGCTCCTGCTCATCGTGCTGTTCGTCACCGTTGTCGCTTTGTCCTGGTTGCCTTTTGTCGCAATGGGATACGGCCCGCTTGACTCCCTGTTTGAAGTGGTTTCGGCGACCGGAACGGTGGGGCTTTCGGTCGGGCTGACCAGTGCAGGCTTGCCCTCGCTGCTGAAAGGGATTTTATGCCTTGATATGTTGTTGGGAAGACTTGAAATTATAGCCTGGCTGGTGATGTTGTATCCGGGATCCTGGCTTGGCAGAAGAATGGAGGGAAGATGAGAACGGTATTTATCGGTGCAGGAAAAGTGAGTGTTGAAACGGCTCAGGCGCTTATCAAAAAGGGCCATCAAGTCGTCATCATCGAGTTGGATAAGGCCAGGATCGAAGAATTGTCGGAAGAAATGGACTGCAGCTTCCTGCTGGGCGATGGCAGCCATCCCAACATCCTGCGGGAAGTCAACCCTGAAAAAACCGACTTTTTATTTTGCCTCACCAACAGTGACCAGGCCAATCTCATTGCCGGTCTTGTTGGCCGTTCCCTCGGTTTTAAGCGCGTCATTAACAGTATCGGCAATCCGCAGTTTGAATCCATCTGCCATGAGTTGGGCCTGCAGGACACGATCGTCCCTTCCCGCACCATAAGCCGGTACCTTGAAGACATGGTGGGCGGCAGTGAAAATGTTGAACTTTCGACAGTCATTAAGGACGAGGCCCGATTTTTCACCTTGAAGGCAACAGAGGCCGAGACTGTCGCGGCCAAAGACCTGAAATTGCCTTCCGAGGCTAAGGTTATCTGCTATTACCGGAAAGGAAAATTTTCCCATGCCGATGCAGAAACAACATTTCGTCCTGGCGACGAGATTGTTATTCTGACGCACAGCAAAAACATCCCCAGCCTGCAGGAGCGCTGGCAGCCGCAGCCAGACGAAGAGGCGCCGGATGATGCGGCCCCGAAAAAGAACGGGTAACTGATGAGAATAATCTTGTTTTAGCGAAAAGGGCACCCCTTGGCACAAACCGCAATATTTTGATGAGCCACTATATATTGAGGCAGGAAAGGGTAATCCCGGACCTTCTGATCTTCTCGACCTGCCATCATGGGCAGCATGTACACAGGTTTGCTTGATAAGCCGGGAGTTGGTCGTTCATCGGCATGACTTTTGCTTTATCAATTGATAGTAACAGGGCGAGTGTATCTGTCCAGCCGCCCTGCTTTTTTGCCCAATCAAGTTTGCTCATTTGGGCAGGCCTTAGGATCGGCGGCCTGCTTACACCAATCATGCCCATATCTGACAGTGACAGCTCAGGAAAGTTCTCTCCTGGCGCCTGCCACCTTCAAGCAATTTAACAGGAGATTTATCATGAACGAATACAAACGCATTCTTGTGGTCAGCCGGATGATTCAATCATCCAGAAGAGTCATTCAACAGGGGTTATCTCTAGCCCGGCATTATGACGCTCAACTCCATATCATCCATTCCGTCTACAATCCCTTCGGTCTCATGGGTTGGAGCCTTGGGCATCTGTCGCTGCAGAATGAATATGAGAAAATCCTTCTGGATGCCAAGCGGCATCTGTCAGAACTGGTTGCGGCCGAGAAGACCAAGGGCGTCTCCATCAAGGAGTTGATCCGGGAAGGGGAGCCCACTGCCGAGATTATGAAAGCCATCAAGGAGGAAAATATTGACCTGCTGGTGATGCAGGCCCATGAAGAGGGCCGCCTGGAAGATCTTTTTTTCAATCGCAGTAACGATGAACTGATCCGCAAGATGCCCTGTTCGATCATGCTGGTGAAACAGGAGGCCATGGCTGTTGTCGAGGAGGAAGGAGTTGAGAAGGGGGAAGAATAAAGGGTTATCCAGAATACATGAATGGCCCGCAAATAAAGTCCGGCATCGTTATCCGGGACGATTTGCAGAACTACGGCATTTAGAAGAAAGGGGCTGTCAATCCTGCAGAGCACCTCAGAGCCAGAGGACTCAGTCCAATTCGGGGAACAGACCTAATTCCGGATAAAGTTTTCTGGCACAACCCGGGCAGATACTATGGGTGAATTTTACTTCAGTCCGATCCATAATAAATTTTTCGACCGGTATCCATTTGTTGTCTTCCTGGCGAATATCCTTGCATGAGGCGCAGATTGCGGCAAAGCCACTGATGGATGTGTTTTTTGATATGATATTCTGCAGTTTTACAATTAAGACTTCTTTTTCCTCTTCAGCCGATTTTTTATCAGTAATGTCCTGTATGGTTTCAATGGCGGCGACTAATTCTCCCCGGCTGTTGTAAATCGGGGCAGCATCAAAAATAATATATCTCCTTTTTTTGCCCAGATTCTGATACCAGCCCTCAGCATGTAATCCGTTTGGTATCAGCACCGATTTTTTAAAACGCGTATATAATTCAGGCAGCTGATCATATTGTCCATTGACGACAATGTCGGCGAGGCATGAGCGTTTTGACTCATAAAATGGCTGCCAGTGATTTTCGGAACCGATCACTTCGGACGCATGCATGCCCGTTAAGATCTCGCATGGTTTATTCCAATAAATAACCTGATGCTCAGGATTAATCACAAAAGTTGCCACTGCCGATTTATCAAGCAGCTCTTCGAACAGGGTGGCCGTAGTTCCAGTGTTCATAGAGAAAACCCTTGTTCAAAAGGTAATGGAAAGAAATGCAGCTCAGTAAAATGCTAGCACAGATGTCCTCGTGGATTACATATTTTTCTTGCATAAATGCGTGCTGGAGAAACAAAACCTGCCGGTATGATTGAAGGTTTTTGTGCAGGTGTCCGGATCCTCCCTGAGATGCGTTGTTTTGTAAAAAGTTGTTGTTTTTCTGAGATTTTCGGCTATAATGGCGGCCCAACTTTGTAGTCAATCTTTGCGCTTTGACAATTACGAAACAAGCTTGCCGCATCGGCCCCGGGAAAAGGGAGTGCGGCTTTTTTCTTTATGAGGGCACGACCATGATCACCGCAATCGACATCGCTCTCTCTTACGGTAAGAGAGTCATCTTCAAAGACGTCAACATCAAGTTTACCCCTGGCAATTGCTACGGTCTGATCGGGGCCAACGGTGCCGGCAAATCGACCTTTCTGAAGATCCTCGCCGGTCAGCTTGAGCCTGATCGGGGTGAGATTTCCAAGGGACCGAGGCAGCGCCTCGCCATGCTCAGCCAGGATCAGTTCGCCTTTGACGAGCATACCGTTTTCAACACCCTGATCATGGGTCACAAGAAGCTCTACAAGGTGATGGCCGAACGTGAGGCCCTTTATGCCAAGCCTGATTTTAATGAGGAAGATGGCTTACGTTCCGGAGAGCTTGAGGTTAAGTTCGGTGAAATGAACGGTTATGAAGCCGAGGCAGAGGCAGCGGTGCTGTTAAACGGTCTTGGTATTCCCGAGGAGATGCACCAGAAAAAAATGAAGGAACTTGACGGTAGCGACAAGGTTCGGGTGCTGCTGGCTCAGGCGCTGTTCGGCAACCCCGATATCCTGCTCCTGGATGAGCCCACCAACCAGCTGGACCTGAAGACCATCAACTGGCTGGAGGCCTTTCTTTCCCGCTTCAACAATACGGTTATTATCGTCTCCCATGATCGTCATTTCCTGAATCAGGTTTGTACCCATATGGCGGATATCGATTATGGCAAGATTCAGACCTATGTCGGTAACTACGATTTCTGGCAGCAGGCCAGTGAGCTCAGGTTCAACCAGAAAGAGAACGAGAGCAAAAGGTCCCAGGCCAAGGCGGACGAACTCAAGGATTTTATCAGGCGTTTCAGTTCCAACGCTTCCAAGGCCAAGCAGGCCACCTCGCGTAAAAAACTTCTTGAGAAGCTTACTCTCGAAGACATGCCGGTTTCATCCCGGAAATACCCCTATATCGTCTTCCAGCCGGAGCGGGCATGCGGGGATGTTATTCTGGAGATCGAAGGTCTGGCCAAAGCGATCGATGGAGTCCCGATGTTTAAAGATCTTTCTCTCACCGTCAACAAGGGTGACAAGATAGCCTTTGTCGGACCGAGCAGTCTGGCAAAAACCACCCTGTTTCAGATTCTGGCCGGAGAGCTTGAGCCGGATGCTGGCAGTTTCCGCTGGGGAGTGACCATGAAGAACTCATATTTTCCGAAAGAAAACAGTACCTATTTCAATAATGGCGATCTTGATCTGGTGGGTTGGCTGCGCCAGTTCACCC includes the following:
- a CDS encoding PAS domain-containing protein, which encodes MNTGTTATLFEELLDKSAVATFVINPEHQVIYWNKPCEILTGMHASEVIGSENHWQPFYESKRSCLADIVVNGQYDQLPELYTRFKKSVLIPNGLHAEGWYQNLGKKRRYIIFDAAPIYNSRGELVAAIETIQDITDKKSAEEEKEVLIVKLQNIISKNTSISGFAAICASCKDIRQEDNKWIPVEKFIMDRTEVKFTHSICPGCARKLYPELGLFPELD
- a CDS encoding TrkA family potassium uptake protein, producing MRTVFIGAGKVSVETAQALIKKGHQVVIIELDKARIEELSEEMDCSFLLGDGSHPNILREVNPEKTDFLFCLTNSDQANLIAGLVGRSLGFKRVINSIGNPQFESICHELGLQDTIVPSRTISRYLEDMVGGSENVELSTVIKDEARFFTLKATEAETVAAKDLKLPSEAKVICYYRKGKFSHADAETTFRPGDEIVILTHSKNIPSLQERWQPQPDEEAPDDAAPKKNG
- a CDS encoding TrkH family potassium uptake protein produces the protein SVGSTAGGFKLLRLLIAVSVLRLILLRTCLPKHAVIEPRLAGRKLLNEEIHEALLLIVLFVTVVALSWLPFVAMGYGPLDSLFEVVSATGTVGLSVGLTSAGLPSLLKGILCLDMLLGRLEIIAWLVMLYPGSWLGRRMEGR
- a CDS encoding universal stress protein, with the protein product MNEYKRILVVSRMIQSSRRVIQQGLSLARHYDAQLHIIHSVYNPFGLMGWSLGHLSLQNEYEKILLDAKRHLSELVAAEKTKGVSIKELIREGEPTAEIMKAIKEENIDLLVMQAHEEGRLEDLFFNRSNDELIRKMPCSIMLVKQEAMAVVEEEGVEKGEE
- a CDS encoding ATP-binding cassette domain-containing protein, with the translated sequence MITAIDIALSYGKRVIFKDVNIKFTPGNCYGLIGANGAGKSTFLKILAGQLEPDRGEISKGPRQRLAMLSQDQFAFDEHTVFNTLIMGHKKLYKVMAEREALYAKPDFNEEDGLRSGELEVKFGEMNGYEAEAEAAVLLNGLGIPEEMHQKKMKELDGSDKVRVLLAQALFGNPDILLLDEPTNQLDLKTINWLEAFLSRFNNTVIIVSHDRHFLNQVCTHMADIDYGKIQTYVGNYDFWQQASELRFNQKENESKRSQAKADELKDFIRRFSSNASKAKQATSRKKLLEKLTLEDMPVSSRKYPYIVFQPERACGDVILEIEGLAKAIDGVPMFKDLSLTVNKGDKIAFVGPSSLAKTTLFQILAGELEPDAGSFRWGVTMKNSYFPKENSTYFNNGDLDLVGWLRQFT